Genomic window (Sphingomonas japonica):
AAGCACTTTTGTTACGTCGATTACGCGCATCGCGCCGCAGCGGCGCGACGTTGCGTGTCGACTATGGCCGTTGGGGCAGATCGATCGAGATACTTTCCAGGATCGCCATGAGGAGATGATCCGCCGTCGGCTGGCCGACGGGCTCGACGGTCCGGAGCGCGCTGTGCTCCAGTTGAACTTCGATGGCGCTGCGCACGATCTCGATCGCTTCCTCGTGCGTCAGCGCCGATCGCGCCAGAAGCCCGTGAATCAGGCTTTCGACCAACAGCAGGGCCGCTTCGCCGTGCGGACCGGGCGGAAGCGCTTCCGACACCCGGACGGACACGTTATCATTCTCGATTTTCGACATGGTCTCGCCTGAAATTTCAGGCGAAAGCAGAAACCTCCAGCCGTCGATGCCTGTTCAGATGTTCGACGATCCCCGCGACATAGGATTCCAATAGCAATACCACCATAGGGGACTTAACTTTCAACAATGTTGAAACGCAATATTTCGTGATTGATGAACAGGGTAGACCGCGGCGATGGCCAATCGCTTCGTTCGAAAATTATCCGGATTTTCGAAGCTTACGCCGGTCGAGATCGCGGCTTTGGAGCGTGAGACCGCGCATCCGCGGAAGTTCGCGGCCCGACAGGACCTGATCCGGGAGGGTGACAGACCGGGGCCGGTATTCGTGGTTCTCGACGGCTGGGCCTTTCGCTACAAGATCCTGCCCAGCGGCACGCGCCAGATCACTGCGTTCCTGATGCCGGGCGACGCGTGTGACCTGCATATCGGCATGCTGGCGGAGATGGATCACAGCATCCAGACCGCGACCCAGGCGCGGGTCGCAACCATCGCGCGCGCCGACATGGACCGGCTGCTGAACGATCATCGCGGGATCGCTCAGGCGATGTACGTTTCACAACTGACCGACGAAGGGACGCTGCGCGCATGGATCACCAGCATGGGCCGGCGCACCAGTATCGAGCGGGTCGCGCACCTGATCTGCGAACTCTATGCGCGCGCGCACGGCATCGGACTGGTCGATGATACCGAATTCTCGCTGCCGCTGTCGCAGATCATCCTTGCCGACGCGCTGGGCATGACCCCGGTGCACATCAACCGCGTGCTGAAGGAGCTTCGCCTAGCTGGCGCGATGACGCTCAGCCGGGGCAGCGTGCTGATCCTGGACCCCGGCAAGCTGGTCCAGATCGCCGGTTTCGACGAGAATTATCTGCATCGCCGGCTTCGCGAGCCGAGTTAGATCGCTGCCGGTCGCGCCGCGCCGACAAGCTCCCAGAATTGCGCGATTCGCCGCGTGGATGAAATCCCGGATTCGAGCATGTTCGCCCCGCGCACGCCGCACGGCTCGGCTCCGAGCGTCGAGACCGGCGTGCCATGGCCCATGCCGGTGATCCTGTAGTCCTCGATCACGTCGCGCTCCGCCATGTCGCGCCACACCCGGTGCGGATAGCCGTCGATCATGTCGGTACGGTCCGGAAGGACGCCGACCCCGTGGATCGGCCGCCATTGTTCGAAGATCAGTTCGGCGTTCGAATCGTCCACCGTCCGGTCGGCGCTGCCGTGCCAGATCGACAGCGTTGGCCAGGGACCCGGATGATCGGTTGCAGACCCCACCAGGCCGGAAAGCGTCGCGGCGGTCGCACTGCCGATTCCGCGCATCCGGTTGATCGCGCCCAGCAACGTCGTCGCTGATCGAAATGGCAGGCCGGCAATTATCGCGCCGCCGGCAAACACCTCTGGATAGGTGGCAAGCATCACCGACGTCATCGCGCCGCCCGCCGACAGCCCGGTGACGAAGATACGGGCCGGATCGATAGGGTAAGCGCGCTGTACGGCGTCGATCATCTGGCGGATCGATTCCGGCTCTCCGCCGGCGCGGCGGCTGTCGCCGCGCTGGTACCAGTTGAAGCAGCGGTTGAAATTGTTTCGCCGCGCCTGTTCGGGAAGGAGCACTGCGAACCCGTTCTCGCGCGCAAGCCGCGACCATCCCGCACCGCGGTCATAGTCAGATGTTCCGTGCCAACGACCATGTCGTGATCGAGGGCAATGAGGGAAGAGTGGTCCGCCTGACCAGCCGCGCCACGATCCTGATGACGCTCGAGGGCAATCACCTTCGCATTCCCAATTCGACCGTCTTCAAGGCGGTAATCTTGAATTACACGCGCAATCCCGAACGGCGGTTCGAGTTCGATCTGGGGATCGACGCCGAGGACGATCCCGTCGATGCGATGACGGTCGGCTTGGCGGCGATCGGCGACATGGCTTTCGTGCTTAATACGCCCGCCCCCACCGCAATCATTTGCGAGATGGGCGATTCAAACATCGTGCTGCGCTTCTTCGGCTGGGTGGATCAGACGCGAACCGATTTTCTCACCGGTCGAAGCTTGGCGCTCGACACCGCCAAACGCGCGCTCGAGAGCGCAGGTTTTGCGCTACCCGAACCGATCTATCGCCTCCGCTTCGACCAGGCCCCGACCTTTGAGCTCCCGCAGCCAGGGAAGCGGGCGGAGCGTCACGGCAAGCCGCCGGTTCGAATGCAACGCGACACCATTGCGCAAGATACATTGCCCGATGCACATGTCGCCAAATTGGTCGATGAAGAACGCGCCGAAACCAAGGGCGGCGACCTGCTCGATACCCGTCGTCCGATCGAATAAACCATTCGA
Coding sequences:
- a CDS encoding mechanosensitive ion channel family protein, with product MFRANDHVVIEGNEGRVVRLTSRATILMTLEGNHLRIPNSTVFKAVILNYTRNPERRFEFDLGIDAEDDPVDAMTVGLAAIGDMAFVLNTPAPTAIICEMGDSNIVLRFFGWVDQTRTDFLTGRSLALDTAKRALESAGFALPEPIYRLRFDQAPTFELPQPGKRAERHGKPPVRMQRDTIAQDTLPDAHVAKLVDEERAETKGGDLLDTRRPIE
- a CDS encoding Crp/Fnr family transcriptional regulator — its product is MANRFVRKLSGFSKLTPVEIAALERETAHPRKFAARQDLIREGDRPGPVFVVLDGWAFRYKILPSGTRQITAFLMPGDACDLHIGMLAEMDHSIQTATQARVATIARADMDRLLNDHRGIAQAMYVSQLTDEGTLRAWITSMGRRTSIERVAHLICELYARAHGIGLVDDTEFSLPLSQIILADALGMTPVHINRVLKELRLAGAMTLSRGSVLILDPGKLVQIAGFDENYLHRRLREPS